A region of Mesorhizobium sp. AR02 DNA encodes the following proteins:
- a CDS encoding ATP-grasp domain-containing protein, whose amino-acid sequence MNFVFFSPHFPTNGADFCDRLKKAGATVLGIGDAPYDALDGRLKAALSEYYRVADMEDYDPVFRAMGHFIHKWGRIDRFESLNEHWLELEANIRTDFNIYGTKLDFVKNLKRKSRMRAFFRKSGVETIAQRKCSDRAGAMTFIRRVGYPVVVKPDSGSGASNTFKISNTGELDQFFRDKPEDVTFVMEQFIEGLVVTYDGLVNRDGEVVLAASHRYDQSVMEVVNKDRHMSYTCFPQIRPAVEEAGRKILKAFDVRERFFHIELFETRDDRIIALEVNMRPPGAWMTDAINYTFDIDVYAAWADMVVKDAAGGPYEGKYFTAYASRKRHLHYLHSHEDVLAAHRDKIVHHQPIEEVFSRAMGNYAYQMRSKDQAALREAVAYIHAEKA is encoded by the coding sequence ATGAATTTCGTGTTCTTCTCGCCGCATTTTCCGACCAACGGTGCCGATTTCTGCGACCGGCTGAAGAAGGCCGGCGCCACGGTGCTCGGCATTGGCGACGCGCCCTATGACGCGCTGGACGGCAGACTGAAAGCAGCGCTTTCGGAATATTACCGCGTCGCCGACATGGAGGACTACGACCCGGTGTTCCGGGCGATGGGGCATTTCATCCACAAATGGGGCCGCATCGACCGTTTCGAATCGCTCAACGAACACTGGCTGGAGCTGGAAGCCAACATCCGCACTGACTTCAACATCTACGGCACCAAGCTCGATTTCGTGAAGAACTTGAAGCGCAAGAGCCGCATGCGCGCCTTCTTCCGCAAGAGCGGCGTCGAGACGATCGCGCAGCGCAAATGCTCCGATCGTGCCGGTGCCATGACCTTCATCCGCCGCGTCGGCTACCCCGTCGTGGTGAAACCGGATTCGGGCTCCGGCGCCTCGAACACCTTCAAGATCTCCAACACAGGGGAGCTCGACCAGTTCTTCCGGGACAAGCCCGAGGATGTGACCTTCGTCATGGAGCAGTTCATCGAAGGGCTGGTGGTGACCTATGACGGGCTGGTCAACCGCGACGGCGAGGTGGTGCTGGCAGCCAGCCACCGCTACGACCAGAGCGTCATGGAAGTGGTCAACAAGGACCGTCATATGAGCTACACCTGCTTTCCCCAGATCCGGCCCGCGGTCGAGGAGGCCGGCCGCAAGATCCTGAAGGCGTTCGACGTGCGCGAGCGCTTCTTCCATATCGAACTGTTCGAGACCAGGGACGACCGGATCATCGCGCTGGAGGTCAACATGCGGCCGCCCGGCGCCTGGATGACCGATGCCATCAACTACACGTTCGACATCGATGTCTACGCGGCGTGGGCCGACATGGTGGTCAAGGACGCCGCCGGCGGGCCCTATGAGGGCAAGTATTTCACCGCCTATGCCAGCCGCAAGCGGCACCTTCACTATTTGCACAGCCATGAGGACGTGCTAGCCGCGCACCGCGACAAGATCGTCCACCATCAGCCGATAGAAGAGGTTTTCAGCCGCGCCATGGGAAATTACGCCTACCAGATGCGCTCGAAGGATCAGGCGGCACTGCGTGAAGCGGTCGCCTATATCCACGCGGAAAAGGCTTGA
- a CDS encoding esterase family protein gives MDISYHKHFSGKLGRDMEYKRYGHAGRPVVVFPTSQGRFYQFEDSGGVGALGEFIDTGRIQLFTLDGIDSESFFNKHVDAAQRIARHEAYFRYVREEALPEVLATAVQANGGRKLKPLFSGCSMGGYHSSNFVFRFPELASGVISLSGVYSARDFFGKALEGDIFYNSPLDYLPGIVDPKLLARLKALRLIFCCGQGAWEERMLVETRQLEQILRDKSIPAWVDYWGGDVSHDWPWWHKQLVYFFGRWLDDDLMHRLD, from the coding sequence ATGGACATCTCCTATCACAAGCATTTCTCCGGCAAGCTCGGCCGCGACATGGAATACAAGCGCTACGGTCATGCCGGGCGGCCGGTGGTGGTGTTCCCGACCTCGCAGGGACGGTTCTATCAGTTCGAGGATTCCGGCGGGGTGGGCGCGCTTGGCGAGTTCATCGACACCGGCCGCATCCAGCTGTTCACGCTCGACGGCATCGATTCGGAGTCCTTCTTCAACAAGCATGTCGATGCCGCGCAGCGCATCGCCCGCCACGAGGCCTATTTCCGCTATGTGCGCGAGGAGGCGCTGCCGGAGGTCCTGGCCACAGCAGTGCAAGCTAATGGCGGGCGCAAGCTGAAGCCACTGTTCTCGGGCTGTTCGATGGGCGGCTACCATTCCTCGAACTTCGTCTTCCGGTTTCCGGAACTCGCCAGCGGCGTCATATCGCTGTCAGGCGTCTATTCGGCTCGCGATTTCTTCGGCAAGGCGCTGGAGGGCGACATCTTCTACAACTCGCCGCTCGACTATCTGCCCGGCATCGTCGATCCGAAGCTTTTGGCGCGGCTGAAGGCGCTCAGGCTGATCTTCTGCTGCGGGCAGGGCGCCTGGGAAGAGCGCATGCTGGTCGAGACGCGCCAGCTGGAACAGATCCTGCGCGACAAGTCCATTCCGGCCTGGGTCGATTACTGGGGCGGCGACGTCAGCCATGACTGGCCATGGTGGCACAAGCAGCTGGTCTATTTCTTCGGCCGCTGGCTGGATGATGATTTGATGCACAGGCTCGACTGA
- a CDS encoding nuclear transport factor 2 family protein, which yields MTTPDPIRRFVEATNEGDTEAFLNTFKADASLTDWGRSFQGREQIARWNQSDNIGVKSHLSIVSITPAEGSYRVRIAVKGKGFNGEGDMTFTLDGDRIASLVIT from the coding sequence ATGACCACACCCGACCCCATCCGCCGCTTTGTCGAGGCCACCAATGAAGGCGACACGGAAGCCTTTCTCAACACGTTCAAGGCTGATGCCTCCTTGACCGACTGGGGACGGTCGTTCCAGGGCCGCGAGCAGATCGCGCGCTGGAACCAGTCGGACAATATCGGCGTGAAGTCGCATCTGAGCATCGTCAGCATCACGCCGGCGGAAGGCTCCTATCGCGTCCGCATCGCCGTCAAGGGCAAGGGCTTCAACGGCGAGGGCGATATGACCTTCACGCTGGATGGTGACCGCATAGCGAGCCTCGTCATCACGTGA
- a CDS encoding MFS transporter — protein MTLKTTTGPAERWLVLLSVCLAAMTMPLTFTGPAVALSRIAADLGGSPIALNWVTNAFMLTFGASLMAAGALADNHGRKRIFLAGLCLYVLASLGAMLAPDIVWFDIFRAAQGIGSALAFAGGASALAQEFEGPLRLRAFSFLGTSFGIGLAFGPIASGLLISAFSWRSIFVLVAALAIASAVLGLRTIRESRDPDATGLDWAGAGTFTIALASLAYGVLQAPQSGWADPLVIALLAAAVVFFTAFVVVERRVRRPMLDLTLFRFPRFVGVQFLAAAPAYGFVVLLVLLPIRFIGIEGMSEIKAGQLMICLSGPLLILPLLAGQLARWTAPATICGAGLLIAAAGLVWLSLTPPVAIALVAPLVLIGIGIALPWGLMDGLAVSVVPRERAGMAVGIFNTTRVACEGVAVAIVMATLSGFTAAQLAAQGASSRDAAAAAQLLVTGNVGETAQHLPTANAAILVGAYETAFDRLLIVLAAITIVTALVVFLGLRRGSAAEHEAVPLQACQEG, from the coding sequence ATGACCTTGAAGACCACAACCGGCCCGGCCGAGCGATGGCTCGTGCTCTTGTCGGTATGCCTTGCCGCGATGACCATGCCCTTGACCTTCACCGGTCCGGCCGTCGCACTCTCCCGCATCGCGGCCGATCTCGGCGGCAGCCCGATCGCGCTCAACTGGGTGACGAACGCCTTCATGCTGACCTTCGGCGCCAGCCTGATGGCGGCTGGCGCGCTCGCCGACAACCACGGCCGCAAGCGCATCTTCCTCGCTGGCCTCTGCCTCTATGTCTTGGCGTCACTGGGCGCCATGCTGGCGCCCGACATCGTCTGGTTCGACATCTTCAGGGCCGCCCAAGGGATCGGCAGTGCCTTGGCCTTCGCCGGCGGCGCCTCGGCACTTGCCCAGGAATTCGAAGGGCCGCTGCGGCTGCGCGCCTTCTCCTTCCTTGGCACCAGTTTCGGCATCGGCCTGGCCTTCGGTCCGATTGCCTCCGGCCTGCTCATCTCCGCATTCAGCTGGCGCTCGATCTTTGTTCTGGTCGCAGCGCTCGCGATCGCCTCGGCAGTGCTGGGCCTGCGCACCATCAGGGAATCGCGCGACCCGGATGCGACCGGCCTCGACTGGGCGGGTGCCGGCACCTTCACCATAGCGCTGGCCTCGCTGGCCTATGGTGTCCTGCAGGCGCCGCAGAGCGGTTGGGCCGATCCCCTTGTCATCGCCCTGCTCGCCGCGGCAGTCGTCTTCTTCACCGCGTTCGTAGTCGTTGAGCGGCGCGTGCGCCGGCCGATGCTCGATCTCACGCTGTTTCGCTTTCCCCGCTTCGTCGGCGTCCAGTTCCTGGCGGCGGCACCCGCCTATGGCTTCGTCGTCCTGCTGGTGCTGTTGCCGATCCGCTTCATCGGCATCGAAGGGATGAGCGAGATCAAGGCTGGGCAATTGATGATCTGCCTCTCGGGGCCGCTGCTGATCCTGCCCCTGCTTGCCGGGCAGCTGGCGCGCTGGACCGCGCCGGCCACGATCTGCGGCGCGGGCCTGCTCATCGCTGCCGCCGGCCTCGTCTGGCTGAGCCTGACACCACCGGTCGCCATCGCGCTGGTGGCGCCGCTGGTGCTGATCGGCATTGGCATCGCCCTGCCCTGGGGGCTGATGGACGGGCTCGCCGTCAGCGTCGTGCCGAGGGAGCGCGCCGGCATGGCGGTCGGCATCTTCAACACCACGCGAGTCGCCTGCGAGGGCGTGGCGGTGGCCATCGTCATGGCGACCCTGTCAGGCTTCACCGCGGCACAACTCGCCGCCCAGGGAGCCTCTTCCAGGGATGCGGCTGCCGCAGCGCAATTGCTGGTAACGGGCAATGTCGGTGAAACGGCGCAACATCTGCCGACGGCGAACGCGGCCATTCTGGTCGGGGCCTACGAGACGGCGTTCGACAGGCTGCTGATCGTGCTGGCCGCGATCACCATCGTCACCGCTCTTGTCGTCTTCCTCGGCCTGCGCCGCGGATCGGCGGCGGAACACGAAGCCGTCCCGCTACAGGCATGCCAGGAAGGGTAG
- a CDS encoding LysR family transcriptional regulator: MDRLSGLLAFARTAELGSFIAAGRALGISASAVGKSVARLEQELGVRLLQRSTRRIGLTEEGRLFNERVRRILDDIDDAEAMLSRTRETPHGRLRVSTPIVTYHLLLPVLSEFMARYPEIELDIDFNDRVVDVIEEGIDVAIRSGQLPDSRLVSRPVAPFRMLLCAAPSYLDRHGTPGEPADLIRHFGINFRFLNSGRLLEWPFMTGSAEPRIRSMLTCNNMEALKGATLAGLGISCMPDFLVCEALRDGKLRTVLDDHVDGRGQFRMLWPSNRHLSPKVRVFVDFLPERLAAPR; this comes from the coding sequence ATGGATCGTCTCAGTGGCCTCCTGGCCTTCGCCCGCACTGCCGAGCTCGGCAGTTTCATTGCCGCCGGCCGCGCGCTCGGCATTTCGGCTTCCGCCGTCGGCAAGAGCGTCGCGAGGCTCGAACAGGAGCTCGGCGTGCGGCTTCTGCAACGCAGCACGCGGCGGATCGGCCTGACGGAAGAGGGCAGGCTGTTCAACGAGCGGGTGCGGCGCATCCTCGACGACATCGACGACGCTGAGGCGATGCTGTCGCGAACACGGGAGACACCGCACGGACGGCTGCGCGTCTCGACCCCGATCGTCACCTATCATCTGCTTTTGCCGGTGCTGTCGGAGTTCATGGCTCGCTATCCCGAAATCGAGCTCGATATCGATTTCAACGACCGCGTCGTCGATGTCATCGAGGAAGGCATCGACGTCGCCATTCGAAGCGGCCAACTGCCCGATTCACGATTGGTGTCGAGACCCGTTGCGCCCTTTCGCATGCTGTTGTGCGCGGCGCCCTCCTATCTCGACCGCCATGGCACTCCCGGCGAGCCGGCGGATCTCATCAGGCATTTCGGCATCAACTTCCGCTTTCTCAACAGCGGCAGGCTGCTGGAGTGGCCGTTCATGACCGGAAGCGCTGAACCGCGGATCCGCTCGATGCTGACCTGCAACAACATGGAAGCCTTGAAGGGCGCCACGCTCGCCGGACTCGGCATCTCCTGCATGCCCGATTTCCTGGTCTGCGAGGCGCTGCGCGACGGCAAGCTGCGCACCGTGCTGGACGATCATGTCGACGGCCGTGGCCAGTTCCGGATGCTGTGGCCCTCCAATCGCCATCTGTCGCCGAAGGTGCGCGTCTTCGTCGATTTCCTTCCCGAGCGGCTTGCGGCGCCGCGATAG
- a CDS encoding MarR family winged helix-turn-helix transcriptional regulator: MKDHVSPQDDPETMRAMALAAELRVVAGRLIRRLREQAGDGDLTSSQKSVVLHLDREGPATVTTLARAQDMRPQSMGAIVSALQVAGLVEGAPDPADGRQTLLSLTPACRDMIATGRAARQDWLFRAIQSKLDHEEQEQLAGAVELLGRLADF; the protein is encoded by the coding sequence ATGAAAGATCACGTGTCTCCGCAAGACGATCCGGAAACCATGCGTGCGATGGCTTTGGCGGCCGAGCTTCGGGTTGTCGCCGGCAGGCTGATCCGGCGCCTGCGTGAACAAGCAGGCGACGGCGATCTGACCTCGTCGCAGAAGTCAGTGGTGCTGCATCTGGACCGAGAGGGTCCGGCGACGGTCACGACGCTGGCGCGCGCTCAGGATATGCGTCCGCAATCGATGGGCGCCATTGTTTCAGCGCTGCAAGTGGCCGGTCTGGTGGAAGGTGCGCCGGATCCGGCCGATGGCCGGCAGACCCTCCTGTCGCTCACACCGGCCTGCCGGGACATGATCGCGACCGGACGGGCGGCAAGGCAGGATTGGCTGTTCCGCGCCATCCAGTCGAAGCTTGACCACGAGGAGCAGGAGCAACTTGCAGGCGCCGTCGAACTGCTCGGGCGCCTCGCCGACTTCTGA
- a CDS encoding cysteine hydrolase family protein: MAVTTLDQKTALIVIDLQKGIVSLPAVHPIGDVVRRASSLADAFRGRGLPVVLVNVAGAPPGRTEQAPRMREFPAGWADLVPELQQQPADHTVTKRTVDAFVDTDLGTWLKGEGVTQVVIAGVSTSMGVEATARHARDLGFNVTLAVDAMTDGNPDAHANSIDRIFPKLGESGTTRDVLDLLAKRSA, translated from the coding sequence ATGGCAGTCACCACGCTCGACCAGAAAACGGCACTTATCGTCATCGACCTGCAGAAAGGCATCGTCTCCTTGCCCGCTGTCCATCCGATCGGTGACGTCGTGCGGCGGGCGAGCTCGCTTGCCGATGCGTTCCGCGGCCGCGGCTTGCCGGTCGTGCTCGTCAATGTTGCCGGCGCGCCTCCAGGTCGGACGGAGCAGGCGCCTCGCATGCGGGAATTTCCCGCCGGCTGGGCCGATCTTGTCCCCGAATTGCAGCAGCAGCCGGCGGACCACACCGTGACCAAACGCACCGTGGACGCCTTCGTCGACACTGATCTCGGAACCTGGCTCAAGGGCGAGGGCGTTACCCAGGTGGTGATCGCCGGCGTCTCCACCAGCATGGGCGTCGAAGCGACAGCACGCCATGCCCGCGATCTCGGGTTCAACGTCACGCTGGCCGTCGATGCCATGACCGACGGCAATCCCGACGCCCACGCCAACAGCATCGATCGCATTTTCCCGAAACTCGGCGAAAGCGGCACGACGCGGGACGTCCTCGATCTCCTGGCGAAGAGGAGTGCCTGA
- a CDS encoding MFS transporter, giving the protein MSGPAKGTFRSLANFNYRVWAGGAIVSNVGTWMQRTAQDWVVLTQLTHNNATAMGVVMALQFAPQILLLPWTGFAADHLDRRKLLLATQGAMGLLALGLGLLTVAGLVQLWHVYVFAFLLGCTTAFDAPARQTFVSDLVGEADLSNAVALNSTSFNVARMIGPAVAGALIASIGSGWVFLINAASFAAVLASLGLLRVGKLHLKDKAQRSRGSLAEGFAYVWKRPDLKAILLMLFLIGTFGLNFPIFISTMSVSVFHAGAGQYGLLTSTMAIGSVSGALLAARREQPRLAFLLAGAAIFGLGFSLAAVTPNYWLFGLALVVIGISAQTMTTSTISLVQLSTEPAMRGRVMAILLATTLGGTALGAPVVGWVADDVGPRWALGVAAIAGFAAVIVGVRYLATYRQLRVRIEAGRLRFDLDGGKAEPA; this is encoded by the coding sequence ATGAGTGGTCCGGCAAAAGGCACGTTCCGTTCGCTGGCCAATTTCAATTACCGAGTCTGGGCCGGCGGCGCGATCGTGTCCAATGTGGGAACGTGGATGCAGCGTACCGCGCAGGACTGGGTGGTGCTGACGCAACTGACCCACAACAACGCGACCGCCATGGGCGTGGTGATGGCGCTGCAGTTTGCTCCGCAGATCCTGCTGCTGCCATGGACCGGCTTTGCCGCCGATCATCTCGACCGGCGCAAGCTGCTGCTCGCCACGCAGGGCGCGATGGGCCTGCTTGCGCTCGGCCTCGGCCTGCTCACCGTCGCCGGGCTCGTGCAGTTGTGGCACGTCTATGTGTTCGCCTTCCTGCTTGGCTGCACGACAGCGTTCGATGCGCCGGCGCGCCAGACATTCGTCTCGGATCTGGTTGGCGAGGCAGACCTGTCGAATGCCGTGGCGCTGAATTCCACCTCGTTCAATGTCGCGCGCATGATCGGGCCCGCGGTCGCCGGCGCCCTTATCGCTTCCATCGGCTCCGGCTGGGTCTTCCTGATCAACGCTGCATCGTTTGCCGCTGTCCTTGCCTCGCTCGGCCTGCTGCGTGTCGGCAAGCTTCACCTGAAGGACAAGGCGCAGCGGAGCCGCGGCAGCCTTGCCGAGGGCTTTGCCTATGTGTGGAAGCGTCCTGATCTCAAAGCCATCCTTCTGATGCTCTTCCTGATCGGCACGTTTGGGCTCAACTTCCCGATCTTCATTTCGACCATGTCCGTCTCCGTCTTTCACGCGGGCGCCGGCCAATACGGGCTGCTGACGTCGACCATGGCGATCGGATCGGTCAGCGGCGCGCTGCTGGCCGCCCGGCGCGAGCAACCCCGCCTGGCGTTTCTTCTGGCGGGTGCCGCGATCTTTGGTCTGGGCTTCAGCCTGGCCGCTGTCACGCCCAACTACTGGCTGTTTGGCCTCGCGCTCGTTGTCATCGGCATCTCTGCGCAGACGATGACCACCTCGACGATCAGCCTGGTGCAGCTCTCGACCGAGCCCGCCATGCGTGGGCGCGTGATGGCGATCCTGCTGGCCACAACGCTGGGCGGCACCGCTCTCGGCGCGCCGGTGGTCGGCTGGGTGGCCGATGATGTCGGCCCGCGCTGGGCGCTTGGCGTGGCCGCCATTGCCGGCTTTGCGGCTGTTATCGTCGGGGTTCGCTATCTCGCGACGTATCGCCAGCTGCGCGTGCGGATCGAGGCCGGGCGTTTGCGCTTTGACCTCGATGGCGGCAAAGCCGAGCCGGCATAG
- a CDS encoding siderophore-interacting protein has translation MDQSSAQTRISDAAIRSAIERLRAEHGEFEIETGAADRWELRLYYGSLSATLEGDAMLIRVAATDETCLSYMKMTVAGHVAQHLGTASGLRWQGDGSDAGTPVFFREITVVSSTRISPHMQRLRFAGTDLGRFTHGGLHMRLLLPPRGRRPVWPSMGTDGLLVWPSGEDALTIRVYTIRAIDSASGWLDVDFVLHPGQDTPAATFAQNAQAGDVIGMIGPGGGDAPKAQTLFLIGDDTALPAIGRILEQPPPSTQVEALIEVDGPDDRIALPQGETIAISWLYRHGRDAGTASLLPAALRGRSHAALADGLFVWAGCEFTDFREIRRIVRREWGLPRDRHLVTAYWRRGAQGENGGGEE, from the coding sequence ATGGACCAGTCGAGCGCGCAGACCCGCATCAGCGATGCGGCAATCAGGTCGGCGATCGAGCGCCTGCGCGCCGAGCACGGCGAATTCGAGATCGAAACCGGCGCTGCCGACCGATGGGAGCTTCGCCTGTATTACGGGTCTTTGAGCGCCACGCTCGAAGGCGACGCCATGCTGATCCGCGTCGCGGCAACAGACGAAACCTGCCTCTCCTACATGAAGATGACGGTCGCCGGCCATGTCGCCCAGCATCTCGGCACGGCCAGTGGATTGCGCTGGCAAGGCGACGGCAGCGATGCCGGCACGCCGGTCTTCTTCCGCGAGATCACGGTGGTGTCGTCGACGCGGATTTCGCCGCATATGCAGCGCCTGCGCTTCGCCGGCACGGACCTCGGCCGCTTCACCCATGGCGGCCTCCACATGCGGCTGCTGTTGCCGCCACGTGGCCGGCGGCCAGTCTGGCCCTCCATGGGCACTGACGGCCTACTTGTCTGGCCCTCGGGCGAGGATGCGCTCACCATACGGGTCTACACGATCCGGGCGATCGATTCGGCAAGCGGCTGGCTCGATGTCGATTTCGTGCTGCACCCCGGCCAGGATACGCCGGCCGCCACCTTTGCGCAGAACGCCCAGGCGGGAGACGTGATCGGGATGATCGGACCCGGTGGCGGCGATGCACCGAAAGCGCAGACCCTGTTTCTCATCGGTGACGATACCGCGCTGCCGGCCATTGGCAGGATCCTCGAGCAGCCGCCGCCGTCAACTCAAGTGGAGGCGCTCATCGAGGTCGATGGTCCTGACGACCGGATCGCGCTGCCGCAAGGCGAGACCATCGCCATCAGCTGGCTCTACCGGCATGGCCGCGACGCTGGCACCGCCAGTCTGCTGCCGGCAGCCCTGCGCGGGCGCAGCCACGCCGCACTTGCCGACGGCCTTTTCGTCTGGGCCGGATGCGAATTCACCGACTTCCGCGAGATCCGCAGGATCGTGCGCAGGGAATGGGGCCTGCCACGCGACAGGCATCTGGTCACCGCCTATTGGCGCCGCGGCGCGCAGGGCGAAAATGGGGGTGGCGAGGAGTAG
- a CDS encoding AbrB family transcriptional regulator: protein MDSSAQQPSPDQPATERMARMGKPWQWLVLLTISALFAGALELAALPAALLIGPMLAAIIAGTNGATVRVPRLLFGSAQAIVGCLASISADIFPVFYQEWPLFLGVVIATVAASSLLGWLTSRWRILPGTTAVWGSSPGAATAMVLMAGAFGADQRLVAFMQYLRVIFVSMTAALVAKMWVDTSGIEITPIIWFPPIDAQAFAATSGIALVGGLAGKLCRLPSPFFLGTFIFGAVIHLGLGIEMQLPPWLLAVSYAMVGWSIGLNFTRPILRHATRALPQIIASIVALIAFCGGLAFLISHLLGIDPLTAYLATSPGGMDSVAIIAAAAQNVDISFVMALQSARFLIVLLVGPSVARLVARSIRD, encoded by the coding sequence ATGGATTCCTCGGCCCAGCAGCCATCCCCTGACCAGCCCGCCACCGAGCGCATGGCGCGGATGGGCAAGCCTTGGCAATGGCTGGTCCTGCTCACCATTTCCGCCCTGTTTGCCGGCGCGCTCGAACTCGCCGCTCTGCCGGCGGCGCTGCTGATCGGGCCGATGCTGGCGGCGATCATCGCCGGCACCAATGGCGCTACGGTGCGGGTGCCGCGCCTGCTGTTCGGCTCCGCCCAGGCCATTGTCGGCTGCCTCGCGTCGATCTCGGCCGACATCTTTCCCGTCTTCTACCAGGAATGGCCGCTGTTCCTGGGCGTGGTGATTGCGACAGTCGCAGCCTCCAGCCTGCTCGGCTGGCTGACCAGCCGCTGGCGCATCCTGCCCGGCACCACCGCCGTCTGGGGCTCCTCGCCAGGTGCGGCCACCGCCATGGTGCTGATGGCTGGCGCGTTCGGCGCCGATCAGCGCCTCGTCGCCTTCATGCAGTATCTGCGCGTCATCTTCGTCTCGATGACGGCGGCTCTCGTCGCCAAGATGTGGGTCGACACGTCGGGCATCGAAATCACGCCGATCATCTGGTTTCCGCCGATCGATGCCCAAGCCTTCGCCGCCACGTCAGGCATCGCGCTGGTCGGCGGCCTGGCGGGCAAGCTGTGCCGGCTGCCCTCGCCCTTCTTCCTCGGTACCTTCATCTTCGGCGCCGTCATCCATCTCGGCCTTGGCATCGAGATGCAGTTGCCGCCATGGCTGCTGGCGGTCAGCTACGCCATGGTCGGCTGGTCGATCGGGCTGAACTTCACCAGGCCGATCCTGCGCCATGCGACACGCGCGCTGCCGCAGATCATCGCCTCGATCGTGGCGCTGATCGCCTTTTGCGGCGGGCTCGCCTTCCTGATCAGCCACCTGCTCGGCATAGATCCGCTGACCGCCTATCTGGCGACCAGCCCCGGCGGCATGGACAGCGTCGCCATCATCGCCGCCGCGGCGCAGAACGTCGACATCTCCTTCGTCATGGCGCTGCAATCGGCGCGCTTCCTGATCGTGCTGCTTGTCGGCCCGAGCGTTGCTCGGCTGGTGGCGAGAAGCATCCGGGACTGA
- a CDS encoding type II toxin-antitoxin system ParD family antitoxin, translated as MNVSLGDRWENFVSDIVKLGRYGSASEVVREGLRLVEEREEKLKALRAMLDKSFAEGGEATEQDIDASLDAKAAQLAKEGL; from the coding sequence ATGAACGTATCATTGGGAGATCGTTGGGAAAATTTTGTCTCCGACATCGTCAAGCTTGGCCGCTACGGCTCGGCCAGTGAAGTCGTGCGCGAGGGGCTGCGCCTGGTCGAAGAACGCGAGGAAAAGCTGAAGGCTTTACGCGCTATGCTTGACAAATCGTTTGCTGAGGGTGGTGAAGCCACCGAACAGGACATTGATGCATCTTTAGACGCCAAGGCGGCACAGCTCGCAAAGGAAGGTCTCTAG
- a CDS encoding type II toxin-antitoxin system RelE/ParE family toxin, protein MLPSAQADLVGLLEHIARESGNLEIARRFVEVLRQKCRDLATLPATIGRARHELRPDVRSYAFRGYVIFFRYRDDFFEVANIIEGHRDIDALFSKAEGD, encoded by the coding sequence ATGCTCCCTTCAGCCCAAGCAGACTTGGTCGGTCTTCTTGAGCATATCGCTCGAGAAAGCGGCAACCTCGAAATCGCGAGACGGTTTGTAGAGGTCTTGCGTCAAAAATGTCGCGACCTCGCGACATTGCCAGCCACTATCGGGCGTGCGCGACACGAACTCAGACCTGACGTGAGAAGCTACGCATTTCGCGGATATGTGATCTTCTTCCGTTATCGGGACGATTTCTTCGAAGTCGCCAACATAATCGAGGGGCATCGAGATATTGACGCTCTGTTTTCTAAAGCAGAGGGTGACTGA
- a CDS encoding putative quinol monooxygenase, whose product MYGLIGKMRASRGQRDAVMDVLRASTGALPGCLSYIIARDPADADAIWVTEVWTDAESHKASLQLPEVQAAIAKARPFIAGFEFQVETHPVGGFGLADGKTG is encoded by the coding sequence ATGTACGGACTGATCGGCAAGATGCGGGCATCGCGCGGCCAGCGCGACGCGGTCATGGACGTCCTGCGCGCCAGCACCGGTGCCTTGCCCGGCTGCCTGAGTTACATCATCGCCCGCGACCCCGCGGATGCCGATGCGATCTGGGTCACCGAAGTGTGGACCGACGCCGAAAGCCACAAGGCCTCGCTGCAACTTCCGGAAGTCCAAGCGGCCATCGCCAAGGCGCGCCCCTTCATCGCCGGCTTCGAGTTCCAGGTGGAAACCCACCCCGTCGGCGGCTTTGGCTTGGCTGACGGCAAGACGGGCTGA